One segment of Ricinus communis isolate WT05 ecotype wild-type chromosome 8, ASM1957865v1, whole genome shotgun sequence DNA contains the following:
- the LOC8264869 gene encoding uncharacterized protein LOC8264869 isoform X8, with protein sequence MQGTDKKVPLGDFSLLSTCAEAAVTDSNLNCNAREDSCLENVPLESHSSCSRKGERDIELVDASSRAMVFECPCDKNSLLLDKMTAQDLRQVFSGMFGRETSVLDRQWLKRHILFGLQNQGEIVNGLNLLDCGKTSKADEGETVILSSKSSSRSAPDSTDISDDQFIEKNHVKREKFYGCNSLESASSPVREIKFASVDETNIANILVTRKRTYRPTRIWTKGLQEQKSRYHSRKWGASTKNARKDSLLARSHKQHHQKGIGVAHLVFQKESLEGSCIPVPFDLRVQEGQSMKNTSLVNDFDGCNDNRASVSTEDLDMETSLADSEKDISQSDCATRIKKARKQRRRHRRWTPSEVMKLVDGVSKYGVGKWTHIKKLLFSSSSYRTSVNLKDKWRNLLKASRNDMQKKRKKRDEEGMCREASCNNMHKKRKIEHRETQASYQLPESVWNQIRELAVIYSYPGESKSNVS encoded by the exons ATGCAAGGCACTGATAAGAAGGTTCCTCTTGGAGATTTTAGTCTTCTTTCCACAT GTGCTGAAGCAGCTGTTACAGATTCCAATTTGAATTGTAATGCACGGGAAGATTCCTGTCTAGAAAATGTGCCTTTAGAAAGCCACTCCTCGTGTTCCCGGAAAGGAGAACGTGACATTGAATTAGTTGATGCATCTTCAAGGGCAATGGTATTTGAGTGTCCATGTGATAAGAATTCTCTTTTGCTTGACAAGATGACTGCTCAAGATCTCCGCCAAGTCTTCAGCGGAATGTTTGGGCGTGAAACATCAGTTCTGGACAGGCAATGGCTGAAACgtcatattttatttggtttgcAGAACCAAGGTGAAATTGTCAATGGTTTGAATTTGTTGGACTGTGGTAAAACATCCAAGGCTGATGAAGGAGAAACTGTAATTTTATCAAGTAAATCATCATCTAGAAGTGCTCCTGACTCCACTGATATATCAGATGACCAATTCATTGAAAAAAATCATGTGAAAAGGGAGAAGTTTTATGGTTGCAATTCTTTGGAGAGTGCTTCTTCTCCTGTCAGAGAGATTAAATTTGCTTCTGTAGATGAAACTAATATTGCAAATATACTTGTTACACGAAAGCGAACTTATAGGCCTACTAGGATATGGACCAAAGGACTGCAAGAGCAGAAGTCAAGATATCACAGCCGAAAATGGGGGGCATCCACTAAGAATGCAAGAAAAGACTCCCTGCTGGCTAGATCTCACAAGCAGCACCATCAGAAGGGAATAGGGGTTGCACATTtagtttttcaaaaagaatCTCTTGAAGGATCTTGTATTCCTGTTCCATTTGATCTTCGAGTCCAGGAAGGTCAATCAATGAAAAATACTTCTTTG GTGAATGACTTTGATGGTTGCAATGACAACAGGGCTTCAGTTTCAACTGAAGATTTAGACATGGAAACTTCTTTAGCTGACTCAGAAAAGGATATCTCACAAAGTGACTGTGCCACAAGGATAAAAAAGGCTAGAAAACAGAGACGGCGTCACAGGAGGTGGACCCCTTCTGAAGTGATGAAGTTAGTTGATGGTGTTTCTAAGTATGGAGTTGGAAAATGGACTCACATAAAGAAGTTACTGTTCTCATCGTCATCTTATCGCACTTCTGTAAATCTCAAG GACAAATGGCGAAACCTTTTAAAGGCTAGCCGCAATGACATGCAGAAAAAGAGGAAG aaGAGAGATGAGGAAGGTATGTGCAGGGAGGCTAGCTGCAATAACATGcacaaaaagagaaag ATTGAGCACAGGGAAACACAAGCATCCTATCAACTTCCGGAATCTGTTTGGAATCAGATCAGGGAGCTTGCTGTCATCTATTCATATCCAGGTGAAAGCAAGTCCAATGTATCATGA
- the LOC8264869 gene encoding uncharacterized protein LOC8264869 isoform X7, with product MQGTDKKVPLGDFSLLSTCQESVLGAEAAVTDSNLNCNAREDSCLENVPLESHSSCSRKGERDIELVDASSRAMVFECPCDKNSLLLDKMTAQDLRQVFSGMFGRETSVLDRQWLKRHILFGLQNQGEIVNGLNLLDCGKTSKADEGETVILSSKSSSRSAPDSTDISDDQFIEKNHVKREKFYGCNSLESASSPVREIKFASVDETNIANILVTRKRTYRPTRIWTKGLQEQKSRYHSRKWGASTKNARKDSLLARSHKQHHQKGIGVAHLVFQKESLEGSCIPVPFDLRVQEGQSMKNTSLVNDFDGCNDNRASVSTEDLDMETSLADSEKDISQSDCATRIKKARKQRRRHRRWTPSEVMKLVDGVSKYGVGKWTHIKKLLFSSSSYRTSVNLKDKWRNLLKASRNDMQKKRKKRDEEGMCREASCNNMHKKRKIEHRETQASYQLPESVWNQIRELAVIYSYPGESKSNVS from the exons ATGCAAGGCACTGATAAGAAGGTTCCTCTTGGAGATTTTAGTCTTCTTTCCACATGTCAGGAATCTGTATTGG GTGCTGAAGCAGCTGTTACAGATTCCAATTTGAATTGTAATGCACGGGAAGATTCCTGTCTAGAAAATGTGCCTTTAGAAAGCCACTCCTCGTGTTCCCGGAAAGGAGAACGTGACATTGAATTAGTTGATGCATCTTCAAGGGCAATGGTATTTGAGTGTCCATGTGATAAGAATTCTCTTTTGCTTGACAAGATGACTGCTCAAGATCTCCGCCAAGTCTTCAGCGGAATGTTTGGGCGTGAAACATCAGTTCTGGACAGGCAATGGCTGAAACgtcatattttatttggtttgcAGAACCAAGGTGAAATTGTCAATGGTTTGAATTTGTTGGACTGTGGTAAAACATCCAAGGCTGATGAAGGAGAAACTGTAATTTTATCAAGTAAATCATCATCTAGAAGTGCTCCTGACTCCACTGATATATCAGATGACCAATTCATTGAAAAAAATCATGTGAAAAGGGAGAAGTTTTATGGTTGCAATTCTTTGGAGAGTGCTTCTTCTCCTGTCAGAGAGATTAAATTTGCTTCTGTAGATGAAACTAATATTGCAAATATACTTGTTACACGAAAGCGAACTTATAGGCCTACTAGGATATGGACCAAAGGACTGCAAGAGCAGAAGTCAAGATATCACAGCCGAAAATGGGGGGCATCCACTAAGAATGCAAGAAAAGACTCCCTGCTGGCTAGATCTCACAAGCAGCACCATCAGAAGGGAATAGGGGTTGCACATTtagtttttcaaaaagaatCTCTTGAAGGATCTTGTATTCCTGTTCCATTTGATCTTCGAGTCCAGGAAGGTCAATCAATGAAAAATACTTCTTTG GTGAATGACTTTGATGGTTGCAATGACAACAGGGCTTCAGTTTCAACTGAAGATTTAGACATGGAAACTTCTTTAGCTGACTCAGAAAAGGATATCTCACAAAGTGACTGTGCCACAAGGATAAAAAAGGCTAGAAAACAGAGACGGCGTCACAGGAGGTGGACCCCTTCTGAAGTGATGAAGTTAGTTGATGGTGTTTCTAAGTATGGAGTTGGAAAATGGACTCACATAAAGAAGTTACTGTTCTCATCGTCATCTTATCGCACTTCTGTAAATCTCAAG GACAAATGGCGAAACCTTTTAAAGGCTAGCCGCAATGACATGCAGAAAAAGAGGAAG aaGAGAGATGAGGAAGGTATGTGCAGGGAGGCTAGCTGCAATAACATGcacaaaaagagaaag ATTGAGCACAGGGAAACACAAGCATCCTATCAACTTCCGGAATCTGTTTGGAATCAGATCAGGGAGCTTGCTGTCATCTATTCATATCCAGGTGAAAGCAAGTCCAATGTATCATGA